The genomic DNA CGTCGGCGTCGTGCGCGTCCAGGGGGCCATCCGTGACAACGACGAGGACCCCCGCGGGATCCGCCAGACGTTCTGGGCGCTGCGCGCTGCGCGCGAGGACGACGGGTGCGTCGGGGTGGTGCTGCTCGTGAACTCGCCGGGCGGATCGGCGCTCGCGTCCGACCGCATCCACCGAGAGGTCGTCCGGCTCAAGCAGGCGAAGCCGGTGGTCGCTTACTTCGAGGACGTTGCGGCGAGCGGGGGATACTACGTGGCAGCCCCGGCGGATGCGATCGTGGCGCAGCCGGTCTCCATCACGGGCAGCATCGGCGTGGTTTCCGCGCGCCTGCTCGCGCGTGATCTGCTCGCCAAGGTGGGCGTCCACACCGAGGTGCTCCGTTCGGCCCCGCACGCCGACATGTTCAGCCCGGCCAGGGAGCTCGACGACGACGAACGCGCCATCCTCGACACCGAACTCGACGCGTTCTACGCGAACTTCGTGCGGCTCGTCGCCGAGGGGCGCGGCCGCTCCGTGGACGTCATCGAGCCGCTGGCCCGTGGGCGCGTCTGGTCTGGGCGAGACGCAGCGACGCACGGCCTGGTCGACCGGCTGGGGGGCTTCGACGTGGCGTTCGACGAGGTGCGCCGCCGCGCGGACGTGCCAGACGCGCAGCGAGCAGGGCTCGAGCCGGTCGTCCTCCAGATGCGTCCCCTCGTGGGCGACGGCGCGCTGCGGCGGCTGCTGGTCGACACGGACGCTTCCCTCACGGACGACCTCGCGGCGGTGTCGGGCGCGGGCCTCCCTCGCGTCGCCGGCGCGGTGCGTGGGCTCTTGAGTCCCGTTGCGCCAGAGCTCGCCGAGCTGATGGGGCTGCTGGGGGGGGAACAATTCCTCTACTACGCGATGGGCATCCCCGACATCCGATAGTCCCACGCTCACGGTGCGACGAGGATCGATGACGCCGACCCAGTTTCCATTTCGGTCTGGCTCGTCTATCCTCGCGGCCCTGGAGGTCTCTCGATTCATGCACCCTGCGTCGCGCTCCCACACCCCTTCGCCCGCACCGTCCGCCTTCCGCTCCCGTTCTTCGCTGCTGCGCGCCCTCGCGCTGCTGTCCGTGACGGCGCTGGCCGCCTGTGGTGGCAACGGCGCGCGTGGCGTCCACCCCGGTCAGATGCCGCAAGGGGGGTCGTTCCATGGCGCGTGGGTCTCTCCCCAATACGGTGACATGCACCTCTGTGTCACGGGGCGCCACGTGATCGGGTCCTACGTAAAGAACGAGCGCTCGGGGCAGATCCGCGGTGAGGTCGACGGGGACATCCTCTGGTTCACCTGGGAGGAGTCGCGCACGTACGTGCCCGGCAACCCCGTCGAGGTCCACGGGCGTGGCTACTTCCGCCTGAGCCTCAACGAAGACGAAGACAACGTCATCGAGGGTGAGTGGGGCATGGGGGACGATCGCACAGGCGGTGGCCCCTGGACGGCGACCAAGCGCCGCCGCCAAGGACCCGACACGTGTGATGGCAGCCGCGCGACGGCGACGGGTCGCGAGATCAGCTGGGACGAAGACGCAGAGGAAGGCGCATCGTCGTCCGACGACGAGCTCTGAGCCTTGGCGCAGGTCAACCCGCTCACCCGCGAGCTGCTGGTCAAGCTCGTCTACTACGGGCCCGGGCTCGGTGGGAAGACCACATCGCTCCAGCGCATCCACCAGGCGTCACCGGCTGAGACGCGAGGTCAGATCGTGTCTCTCGCCACGCCCGTGGATCGCACGCTGTACTTCGACTTCTTGCCGCTGCGAGCCGCCAGCGTCCGGGGGCATCACGTCCGGCTCCAGCTCTTCACCGTCCCCGGTCAGGTGTACTTCAACGCGACCCGCAAGCTCGTGCTGACAGGAGCGGATGGCGTTGTGTTCGTGGCGGACTCGCAGCGAGAGCGCCACGACGCCAACCTCGAGAGCCTCGAGAACCTGATGGCCAATCTCGAGACGCATGGCCGCGGCCTCGGCGAGATCCCCCTCGTGTTGCAGTACAACAAACGGGACCTACCGCACGTGATGGACATCGAGGAGCTCGACGAATCGCTCAACCCTCATGGGGCGCCCGCGTTTCCGACGTGTGCAGCAGACGGCGAGGGCGTGCTGCAGGCGCTCGACGCTCTGGTGCAGGCCGTGATGGACGACCTGGAGGGGCGCCAGCTGCTCGGCGCCGAACCGAAGCCGCGCGTCGAGCCAGAGTTCCACCGGGTCGAAGAGGCGCTCGAGCACGAGATTGGACGCGCGAGCGCAGAGGTGTGGCGTGCGGACGAGGAGCGCGGGTATCCCACCGACCCGCCGCCGCGTTCGTTCCAGACGTACGACACGAGCGAGCGCTACGACTTCGAAGACCTTGACGACTCCGTCGCTGTGGTGCCGGACGCCGCACCCGTCATCCCTCTCGGCGCGCTGCGGCCCATGGCCGACCCGCTGGAACTGGGTAGCGTGGGGACGGCGGGTGGCGGGGCGACCCGGATCGATGGCGCCGCGGAGGAACCCGGAGCGTATGGGGCGGGCGAGGATCGCGTCAGCCGCGTGACGTACACCCGAGACGCCAAGACGGTCGCCCCCCCACGCCTTGTGTCGGAACCCCCGAGCAGGCCAGCGCTCACCACCACGCCGCTCCCCGTTGGCGGACCGAGCTGGGCGCCGCTCTTCGACGGGGAGGCCGCTGGGGTCCGGCTGGTCGAGCTCGATCTGTCCGAGGGGCGCATCGCCGAGGCGCTGGCTCGGCTGGACGGACTCGTGCAGCGGACGCTCCGTGATGTCGCCGAGCGGCTCGAGCTACCGGACCAGGGGCGACACGGTGTGCTCGTGGCGTCCTTGCTCGGCATCTCGCCCAGCCGTTGGGTCCGCTTTCGCGACGTCTGCAGTCGGGCGCGAGCGGGGCAGACGCTCGAGGGCCGCGAGGCGCTATCGGCGCTGGCGCTCTTGGTCGAGCTCCGCGAGCGTCAGGTGGAGCTGGCGAGCGGCTGACGCGCAGGGCGAGCGTCAGGAGCGCGTCTTCGAACCCTCTCGGCGACCTGCGGCGAGCAGGTACGCATAGAGCCCGACGCCGACCACCCCTGCGAACGTGAGCTTGGCCCAGTAGGGGAGCGTGGGGGCGTGGATCTGACTGATCGTGCCTTCGATGACGCCCGCGAGGACCAAGATGGGCATGCCGCCGACTACCAACAGGACGGCCTGCTGGGCTTCCGCGCGTAGCGCTTGGCCACGGCGCCGCCGCCCTGGGACCAGCATGCCTCGTCCCAGCATGAGCCCTGCGCCTCCGGCGATGAAGATCTGGGTCAGCTCGGGGATCCCGTGTGGGAGGATCCATGCCCAGAAAAACAGCCCCTGGCCCGCCATGTGGTACTGCATGGCCAACGCCCCCAGCGGGAGTCCGTTGTAGAACAGCACCAGGGCCGAGCCCACCCCGAACGTGACGCCCAACGCGAACACGAAGAAGGTGACCTTGATGTTGTGGGTGAACAGGAACGCCGAGAACACGGACGCCTCCCCCGCTCCCGCCACGTGTCCCTCGTCACGGCCGACTCGCTCGTCGGGCGAGAAGGCCTGGTGCTGCTCCGGGATGAGCACGGCCCGCGACCCGGGGTCGAGCGCGATGCCCACCGCTCCGACCACGGCGCCCGCGAAGAGCAGGGCCGCTGACACGGCGATGACCTTCCACTCCCTGCGAAACAGGATGGGGAACGCGCGCGCGAAGAATTGCCACAGGCGCCGGTCGCGCCGATCGTTCGTGGCGTAGACGACGGCGTAGGCGCGCGCGACGAGCGCGTTGAGATAGTCCACGAGTGCGGCGTCCACGCGCTCCGTGCGTGCGAGTAGCAGGTCGCTCGACGCGGTACGGTAGAGCTTGGCGAAGCGTCGCACGTCGTCCAGCGACTGCGTGCCAGGGCGGCGCTCCATGTCCAGCACGAGCGCCTCGAGGCTGCGCCACCCCGGGGTCCGCTGTGTGATGAAGCGGTTGACGTCGAAACCCTCCATCAGGCGCCGGCCCCCGAGAGCACGAGGGCGGCGATGTTGAGCACGTAGCGCTCGGCGGAGAGCTGCGGCGGGCGAGGCAGGCCGAGCCGCACCTCGAGGTGGGTCGCCAGCTGCTCGAACAGGTCGTGGCGCACGTGCAGCGGCAGCGTGTCGCGGCGCATCCCGAGGGCGACCATGGCGTCACGCTCCGGTGCCGTCACGCGCCGCACCGCGTGTCGCACGTTCGGGTCGTCCATGAACGTGTTGTACCGCAGCGCCGGGGGCACGACCGTCGCGGGCGCTGGCAGGGTACGCTCTCGGACGACGATCGTTCCGGCGGCGAGGTCCCCCAGCCGTCGACCATGGCGGTCGAGCACCATGGCCGCGCCCCCGACCAAGTAGGCGACGGGGAGCAAGTCCACCATGCGCACGAGGTTTCGGATGACCGCCTGTGGAAAGGTGATCCGGAGGCCGCTCAGCTGCAGGACGCGCAGCCCGAAGAGCCGCTTCCCAAGGGTCTGGCCTCGCAACCACCACTCGAGCAGGGCGCCGTACCACCACAGCACCACAAACGAAGTGACGAGCATGATGACGCCCGCGACCGCACCCAGCGCCGGTCCGCCGAACGACACGGCGATGCCGACGACGGAGAGGAGCACCGACATCGCCACCAGATCGACGAGCCACGCCGCCGCGCGGGTGCTGGGGCCCGCCAGCTCGAACTGGAACGTGACGTTCTCGGGCGTGGTGACCGAGACGGTCTCGTGGATGTCGCGCAGCTCCCGCATCGGGTCGCGCCAGCATGCCCTCTCGCGTGTCATCTCACAATCACTCGGCGCAGACCTTGGACGAACCCAAGGCTGGGGGTATGCTCGTGGTCTACGGATTGGCGCGGGGGCTCCTTGCCTCTGTGTCACGTCCACAGGCGCAGATTGGGAAACGAATGGCGAGCCCCTGTCCGAGGTGTGAGTACCAAAACGTCGATGACGCCAAATTCTGTCATCAGTGCGGCGCGATGCTGGAGCAGGAGGCCGTCGAGGGGGTGGACCCGCTGGTCGGACGCATCCTCTTGGGCCGCTATCGCATCACGAAGCTGCTCGGCGAGGGCGGCATGGGCAAGGTCTACTTGGCCGAGCAGAAGATGGGCACCGCCACGCGGTCGGTCGCCATCAAGACGCTGCACTCCGAGCTGAACAGCGATCCGCAGCTCGTGGCCCGCTTCCATCGTGAGTGCGAGACCGTGATCGACCTGCACCACCCCAACACGGTGCAGTTCTACGACTTCGGCGAGCTCGAGGACAAGACCCTCTTCATCGTCATGGAGTACATCCAGGGCGAGGACCTGGCGCACACGCTCCAGCGGGGGGCGATCGAGCCCGACCGTGCGGACCGCCTGCTGATCCAGATCTGCGGGTCGCTCTTCGAGGCGCACAACATGGGCGTCGTGCACCGCGACCTCAAGCCGGAGAACGTGCTCCTCACGCAGCGTGGGGGTCAGACCGACTTCGTCAAGGTGCTGGACTTCGGCATCGCGAAGCGCAACGAGGCCGAGGACGAGTCGCAGGCCAAGCTCACGAAGCAAGGCATGGTGCTGGGTACGCCGCCCTACATGAGCCCGGAGCAGTTCAGCGGTCAGTCGCTGGATGCGCGCAGCGACATCTACTCCCTGGGCGTCATGACCTACGAGATCCTCACGGGTCATCTCCCGTTCGAGGCACGCACGCCGTGGGAGTGGGCTACCAAGCACCTGACCGCGCCCCCCACGCCGATCGAGACGTACCCTGGCGGCGCCTCGCTCCCGCCGCGCAAGAAGGCCGCCATCATGCGCGCCCTCGCGAAGAACCGAGACGACCGACACGCGACCGTGATGGAGTTCCTGAACGACTTCACGGGCATCCAGGACGCGCAGGCTGCGTGGACGATGGCCACCAGCGCCGGCATCGCGGCGGGGACGTCCGCGTCCAACCCACCGATGAACACGGCGCCGCAGATGCCAGTGTCGCGCCCCTCCGTGGGCACGCCGCAGCCCATGCACAGCCAGCCGGGCAACCAGCCGCTCTATCCGAGCCAGCCTGGCACGCACGCGAGCTCCGGGCCCGGGAGCATCGGCTACGACCCCACGCAGACGGGGGGTCTCTACCAGACGGGACCACAGCCCGCTCAGGGCGGGGGGATGGGCCGCTGGCTCGCCATCGCGGCTGCGCTGGTCGTGTTCGTCGGGGGGGCGGGCGCGGTCATCCTGGTGTGGGTGCTGTCGCAGACGTCCGACCCGACGGCGGTGGCGCAGCCGCAGCCCGTCGCGCCGCCGCCTGGTGCGCAAGTGGCCGTGCCCACCGCGACGCCGCAGCCGCCTGCTGTCCCGCCACAGCCTCCCACCCAGGTGCAGTCGCCCACGCCCACCGCCACGCCACCCGCCGAGGTGCCGACGGCGACGCCTCCACCCACCACCGTCGAGGCCACCCCCACCCCGGAACCTGCCGAGGAGCCCGAGGAGCCCGAGACCACGTCGGGGCGCAGCTCCGGCCGCAGCTCGAGTTCGGGGTCGTCCGGCGGCGACCGCGCGGCGGGGCAGGCGGCGCTCGCCTCTGCGCGCGCCGCCGTGGGGCAGAACGACGTAGAGCGCGCGATCTCCGCTCTGCGGACTGCTCAGCGTGCGCTCGGAAGCAGCGACAGCGACGTCGCGTCCGTGCGGAGCCAGCTCGCCCAGCGCGGCGGAACGAAGGTCGGCATCTTGATTCAGATGGGTCGCTGCGATCAGGCGCGGGCGCTCTACCGTCAGCTGCGTGGCGTCAACGCGGCGGGCAGCGCCCGCCAGCACTTCGGCGATTGGTGCCGCCCCTGATGTGGTGTTCAGGGTCTGGGCAGAATCGCCTTGCACCCGTCGCAGGCCGGTGGGAATACTCCGGCATCGTTTCGATCCACCACAGGGATCCAGGTCGCTTTGCTGGTGAGCCGGAAACTTGACGGCTCACCCCCTCCAGCACTACTCCGACGGATGGAACCGCAAAGTCTCGTGACCTGACAACCCCGGCCGATGTCGTGAAGGCCGCCCCCAGAGGGCCCGCGACGTCACCGGGGGGAGAGAGTCGTCAATGGCACACCGAATGACGTGGGATGAGATCTGCTCCAACCCGGAGTGCAAGGGCCGCTGGGTGGCTCTGCGTGGCTGTTCGTATGACGATCTCGGCCGCGCCTGTGGGGGTGACCTGGTCGACGTAGACAGCGACCTCGCCGAGCTGTGCAACCGGGTCCGCGACGCACATCGTAAAAACTGCGCCATTCTCTTCTGCGCCAACTGACGCGCCGCCGCGGAAGCTGCCGAGCATGACGCAGCAACCCGACCGGGCTCCAAGCTATTCCCCCACGCCAGCGGACCGCTCGCACAGCTCCAGTGTCAAGAGCGCGTGGACGATCGCCACGATCGGGGTGGGCGTCGTCCTGATCGTCCTGATTGGGCCGTTCCCCACATGTTTCTTCAAGGTGGCGTTCGGGGCACCCTGTCCAGGGTGCGGACTCACACGGGCGACGTTGGCGATGCTCTCCCTCGACTTCGCTGGGGTGTATCGCTTCCACCCGCTTGCGCCCGTGGTGAGTCCCGTCCTCGGGTGGGTCCTGCTGCGACCTCTCTTGGTGCGGGTCGGGATCGTCTCTCCGGACTGGCTCGTGCCTCGAGGGCGACTGTTCACGGCGCTCCTCGTCGGGCTGGTGATCGCGCTCTGGGTGGTATACGCCGTACGCTTGACGGGCGGCCTGGGGGGCCATCCGGACCCGGTGACGTTCCATGACGGCTGGGTCACTCGGTGGTGGTTCTAGCGTGCATGGTGCGGACATGCGCGCTATGGACCGCTCAACGTAGAGAGAGGTCGACACATGGCGGATAGGTCCGAGTTCAGTCCAGGTCTCGCGGGAGTGCCCGCAGCACGCTCCAAGGTGGGCTACATCGATGGCTCAGTCGGCAAGCTCCAGTACCGGGGCTACCCCATCGAGGTCCTCGCCGAGCGCTGCACGTACGAAGAGGTCGCGTTCCTGCTGGTGAACGGCCACCTGCCGACCCAGGCCGAGCTCGACAAGTTCAGCGCCGAGCTTGCGAGCGAGCGTCGGCTCAAGTTCCGCATCATCGACGTGCTGAAGACCCTCCCCGAGAGCGGCCACCCGATGGACGCGTTGACGGCCGCCGTGGCTGCGCTCGGCATGTTCTACCCTGGCGACCACGTGGTGGACCCGGAGTTCCGCCGCCTGAGCGTCATCCGCCTCATCGCGAAGCTGCCCACCGTGGTGGCGGCTTGGCACCGCATCCGCCGCGGGGACGACCCCATCAAGCCGCGCATGGATTTGGGGCACGCCGCGAACTTCCTCTACATGCTCGAGGGCGAAGAGCCCGAGGAGCTTCCAGCGCGCGTCATGGACGTCGCGCTCATCCTCCACGCGGAGCACTCGATGAACGCCTCGACGTTCACGGCGCGTGTGGTGGGCTCCACGCTCACCGATCCGTACGCGGTCGTTGCCTCCGCCGTGGGCGCCCTCGCCGGTCGCCTGCACGGTGGCGCGAACGAGCGGGTGCTCGAGGTGCTGCGCGCCATCCCGGACACCACGCCCACGGGGGTGCGCAACTACGCCGAGGATCGCCTTGCCCGCAAGGACAAGATCATGGGCTTCGGGCACCGCGAGTACAGCGTGAAGGACCCGCGCGCCACCATCCTGCAGGGCCTCGCCACGCGCCTCTTCGCCGAGTACGGCAACACGCCGGTCTACGCCGTCGCCGTCGAGCTCGAGAAGCAGATGGAAGAGCTGGTCGGCCGCAAGGGCATCTACCCCAACGTCGACTTCTACAGCGGCATCGTCTACGAGAAGCTCGGCATCCCCGTGGACCTGTTCACGCCGGTGTTCGCCATCTCGCGCGTCGCGGGTTGGCTGGCGCACCTGCTCGAGCAGCTCGAGGACAACCGCATCTACCGTCCCTCGCAGGTGTGGGTGGGCGACGTGGACGTGCCGTTCGTCGAGATCGGCAAGCGCTGAACGCGCGACGGGCGGGCTCGGCTGCCCGCTCCGACCATGGCGACAGCTCACCACAGTACCGCGGAGGCCGCGCTCGCGGTCGCGCTGCTCGGCTGCCCAGCCTGCGCCGGACGGCTCTCGTCCGTCGCGGGTGAGCACGAGACCACGTGCTCGTCGTGCGGTGCCGAGTACCCCGTGGTAGCAGGGGTCCCCTTGCTGCTGGCCGATCCCGTGGGCTACGTCGCCGAACACCGCGCTGCGCTCTTGGCCGCCCTGGTGGAGTTCACGGAGCTCGACCCCCTCGATGTCGCCACTGTCGAGCGCTGGGCGCGACGTCGCGGGGCCGTGACGCAGCGGCTCTTCGACGACGACTTCACGCGCGACGAGGAGGCCGGGGACCAGACGCCCGTCGCGTCCTTCAGCGAGGCGTTCGACGGGTTTCTGAAGGACGCCGCGGTCCGTACACCGCTCGCGGAGCTCCTGCGTCTGCACGGAAGACCGCTCGGGCGCACCGTCGAGGTGGGGTGTGGCGCCGGGGCCTCCAGTGCCGCGCTCGCGGCACGCTCTGACGGGTTGGTCATCACGGACCGCTCGTTCCGCGCCGTGCTGCTGGCGCGAGACCATGCGCGACGCGACCCCCACGTGGTCGTCGCTGCCGTCATGGATGCGGAGCAGCTGGCGCTCCGGGCCGCTGCGTCAGAGACAGTCGTCGCGCTCCACCTGGTGGACGTCCTGAGCGATCCTTTGGCGTTCTTGGAGGGTGCCCACGAGGCGCTGGCACCCCGCGGGGCGCTCCTCCTGAGCACACCGGACCCCGCGCTCGGGCTACAAAATGGCCCCCCGGAGATCCTCGGGCAGCTGGCCGGCGAGGCGCGCTTTCAGATCGCGGGTCGTGCGGACCACGTGCCCTGGCTGCGGGTGCACAGCGCGCGCGAGCTTCAGGTGTTCTTCGTGCAGGTGATGGCGCTGCTGCGTCCACGCTGACACGCGGCGATCTCGCACCGCTGAAGCCTTGGGCCGCCGTCCCTGCCGGGTGCTCGAGTCGAGGGCGCTCGCCACGGGTGACGCCGTGCTCGACGGCGCTCTGTTCTTGGACGACCACGGCGCGTCGCGACCGCACTCCGCGCGGGCGTTGACGCGCCGCGCGCCATCTGACACGACGCCCGCATGAGCCTCCAGGTCACGATGCACGGCGCCGCAGGGCGCATGGGGCGCGCCATCATTGGTGTGCTGGACGAGTCCCAGGACGCGGCGCTGCGTGCTGCCGTGGAGCACGCGCAGGCGAAGTGCCTCGGCACGGATGCCCACGTACTGGCGGGGCGCGCCGCGCGTGGTGTCGTGGTCGGGAGTGACCTCGCGGCAGCGCTCGAGGGTTCCCACGTCGTGATCGACTTCAGCCTACCGGTCGCGACGGAGAGCGTCGTGGCGGCGTGTCGCGCTGCGCGTGTGCCGCTGGTGCTCGGCACGACTGGCCTCGGTCCCGAGCAGAAGGCCGCCGTGCAAGCCCTCGCGCGCGAGCTGCCGGTCGTGTTCGCCCCCAACTACAGTCAGGGCGTGACCGCGCTCTTTCACCTCGCGAAGCGTGCGACCGAGCTGCTCGGCCCAGCGTTTCAGGCGGAGATCACCGAGATTCATCATCGCCACAAGGTGGACGCGCCGTCGGGCACCGCTGTCCGACTGGCAGAAGTCGTGGCGCAAGCCAAGGGGGTCGAGCTCGCCGAGGCGGGCGTCTACGGACGGGAAGGGCAGGTCGGGGCCCGCACGCTGGACGAGCTTGGGGTTTTCGCGCTGCGCGGCGGGGACGTCGTGGGGGAGCACACGCTGTTCTTGTTCGGCGAAGGAGAGCGCATCGAGATCACCCACCGCGCGACCGACCGCACCATCTTCGCGCGCGGCGCGGTTCGAGCTGCGACCTGGGTCGTAGGCAAGCCACCCGGGCTCTACGACATGTTCGACGTGATGGGTGTCGCGCGCTGAGCCGTCCCCGCGGTGGGGTCACCCAGTCCTCGCCCATCGGAGCCCGGACCATCACCCCACGCCCGAAGCTGCTCTGCGGCGTCAGGCGCGCTGGTGTGGCATGCCCGCTGCCCCCGCGTGGACCCAGTTGAGCACGGCGGTGGCCGCGGCGCGGGATGCGTCGCGGTGGTATCGCTGCCAGTCGGTCTCGGCGTGCTGACCCAATACGTGCGACACGCCCAAGGCGACCCCGAAGGGCACGTTCATCAGCTGGCAGGCCTGCGCCACGGCGAACGCCTCCAACGACTCGGCGGCACAGCCGAGCTGCCCGGGAACGCTGGAGGCGAACTCGGGATCGCGCGTGTCCGACAGAGGGCAAGCCAGCTTGACGCGGTGGACACGAGTGCGTTGGTTCCCCAGCAGGCCAGCGGTCATCGCGCTAGGCGCCTCGATCTGGGTCTGCATCGGGGTGGGATACACGGCGTGGCCGCCGCGCACTGCGTGGTCCAGTAGGCGCAGCTCCTCGGCCACGACGACGTCCAACGGCTGAAAACCCGGTTGACCAGGGTAGATCCCGGCGGTGCCCACCAACACCACGGCCCGGGGCCCGAGCTGCACCAAGCGCTTCGCGGTCCACGCCCCCGCGACCCCCATGCCGACCCCGCACACCTTGGCGCTCACCGTCAGCCCGAAGACCGAACCATGCAGCGCTTGCCCCAGGTGGTCGCGCAGCCCAATCAAGGCGGGTGGGTGCGCCCCCACGACCAGCACGTCGACTGCGCTCATCCGATCCTCCGATGTCCATGCACTCCGTGCAGGCGGGTCGTGTCCACTCGGATCGAGAGCAGCAACGTGAACAGCCGCCGCGCCGTGTCGTGGTCGATCCCCAGGGGCCGCAGCTCTCGCTTCAGCGTGCGAGCGATCTTGTCGTGGGTCGCCTTCTTGGCCATGT from Sandaracinaceae bacterium includes the following:
- a CDS encoding gliding motility protein; protein product: MAQVNPLTRELLVKLVYYGPGLGGKTTSLQRIHQASPAETRGQIVSLATPVDRTLYFDFLPLRAASVRGHHVRLQLFTVPGQVYFNATRKLVLTGADGVVFVADSQRERHDANLESLENLMANLETHGRGLGEIPLVLQYNKRDLPHVMDIEELDESLNPHGAPAFPTCAADGEGVLQALDALVQAVMDDLEGRQLLGAEPKPRVEPEFHRVEEALEHEIGRASAEVWRADEERGYPTDPPPRSFQTYDTSERYDFEDLDDSVAVVPDAAPVIPLGALRPMADPLELGSVGTAGGGATRIDGAAEEPGAYGAGEDRVSRVTYTRDAKTVAPPRLVSEPPSRPALTTTPLPVGGPSWAPLFDGEAAGVRLVELDLSEGRIAEALARLDGLVQRTLRDVAERLELPDQGRHGVLVASLLGISPSRWVRFRDVCSRARAGQTLEGREALSALALLVELRERQVELASG
- a CDS encoding stage II sporulation protein M, whose translation is MEGFDVNRFITQRTPGWRSLEALVLDMERRPGTQSLDDVRRFAKLYRTASSDLLLARTERVDAALVDYLNALVARAYAVVYATNDRRDRRLWQFFARAFPILFRREWKVIAVSAALLFAGAVVGAVGIALDPGSRAVLIPEQHQAFSPDERVGRDEGHVAGAGEASVFSAFLFTHNIKVTFFVFALGVTFGVGSALVLFYNGLPLGALAMQYHMAGQGLFFWAWILPHGIPELTQIFIAGGAGLMLGRGMLVPGRRRRGQALRAEAQQAVLLVVGGMPILVLAGVIEGTISQIHAPTLPYWAKLTFAGVVGVGLYAYLLAAGRREGSKTRS
- a CDS encoding RDD family protein, with amino-acid sequence MRELRDIHETVSVTTPENVTFQFELAGPSTRAAAWLVDLVAMSVLLSVVGIAVSFGGPALGAVAGVIMLVTSFVVLWWYGALLEWWLRGQTLGKRLFGLRVLQLSGLRITFPQAVIRNLVRMVDLLPVAYLVGGAAMVLDRHGRRLGDLAAGTIVVRERTLPAPATVVPPALRYNTFMDDPNVRHAVRRVTAPERDAMVALGMRRDTLPLHVRHDLFEQLATHLEVRLGLPRPPQLSAERYVLNIAALVLSGAGA
- a CDS encoding protein kinase; protein product: MASPCPRCEYQNVDDAKFCHQCGAMLEQEAVEGVDPLVGRILLGRYRITKLLGEGGMGKVYLAEQKMGTATRSVAIKTLHSELNSDPQLVARFHRECETVIDLHHPNTVQFYDFGELEDKTLFIVMEYIQGEDLAHTLQRGAIEPDRADRLLIQICGSLFEAHNMGVVHRDLKPENVLLTQRGGQTDFVKVLDFGIAKRNEAEDESQAKLTKQGMVLGTPPYMSPEQFSGQSLDARSDIYSLGVMTYEILTGHLPFEARTPWEWATKHLTAPPTPIETYPGGASLPPRKKAAIMRALAKNRDDRHATVMEFLNDFTGIQDAQAAWTMATSAGIAAGTSASNPPMNTAPQMPVSRPSVGTPQPMHSQPGNQPLYPSQPGTHASSGPGSIGYDPTQTGGLYQTGPQPAQGGGMGRWLAIAAALVVFVGGAGAVILVWVLSQTSDPTAVAQPQPVAPPPGAQVAVPTATPQPPAVPPQPPTQVQSPTPTATPPAEVPTATPPPTTVEATPTPEPAEEPEEPETTSGRSSGRSSSSGSSGGDRAAGQAALASARAAVGQNDVERAISALRTAQRALGSSDSDVASVRSQLAQRGGTKVGILIQMGRCDQARALYRQLRGVNAAGSARQHFGDWCRP
- a CDS encoding DUF2752 domain-containing protein; its protein translation is MTQQPDRAPSYSPTPADRSHSSSVKSAWTIATIGVGVVLIVLIGPFPTCFFKVAFGAPCPGCGLTRATLAMLSLDFAGVYRFHPLAPVVSPVLGWVLLRPLLVRVGIVSPDWLVPRGRLFTALLVGLVIALWVVYAVRLTGGLGGHPDPVTFHDGWVTRWWF
- a CDS encoding citrate synthase, with product MADRSEFSPGLAGVPAARSKVGYIDGSVGKLQYRGYPIEVLAERCTYEEVAFLLVNGHLPTQAELDKFSAELASERRLKFRIIDVLKTLPESGHPMDALTAAVAALGMFYPGDHVVDPEFRRLSVIRLIAKLPTVVAAWHRIRRGDDPIKPRMDLGHAANFLYMLEGEEPEELPARVMDVALILHAEHSMNASTFTARVVGSTLTDPYAVVASAVGALAGRLHGGANERVLEVLRAIPDTTPTGVRNYAEDRLARKDKIMGFGHREYSVKDPRATILQGLATRLFAEYGNTPVYAVAVELEKQMEELVGRKGIYPNVDFYSGIVYEKLGIPVDLFTPVFAISRVAGWLAHLLEQLEDNRIYRPSQVWVGDVDVPFVEIGKR
- a CDS encoding methyltransferase domain-containing protein, encoding MATAHHSTAEAALAVALLGCPACAGRLSSVAGEHETTCSSCGAEYPVVAGVPLLLADPVGYVAEHRAALLAALVEFTELDPLDVATVERWARRRGAVTQRLFDDDFTRDEEAGDQTPVASFSEAFDGFLKDAAVRTPLAELLRLHGRPLGRTVEVGCGAGASSAALAARSDGLVITDRSFRAVLLARDHARRDPHVVVAAVMDAEQLALRAAASETVVALHLVDVLSDPLAFLEGAHEALAPRGALLLSTPDPALGLQNGPPEILGQLAGEARFQIAGRADHVPWLRVHSARELQVFFVQVMALLRPR
- a CDS encoding 4-hydroxy-tetrahydrodipicolinate reductase, coding for MSLQVTMHGAAGRMGRAIIGVLDESQDAALRAAVEHAQAKCLGTDAHVLAGRAARGVVVGSDLAAALEGSHVVIDFSLPVATESVVAACRAARVPLVLGTTGLGPEQKAAVQALARELPVVFAPNYSQGVTALFHLAKRATELLGPAFQAEITEIHHRHKVDAPSGTAVRLAEVVAQAKGVELAEAGVYGREGQVGARTLDELGVFALRGGDVVGEHTLFLFGEGERIEITHRATDRTIFARGAVRAATWVVGKPPGLYDMFDVMGVAR